In Terriglobales bacterium, a genomic segment contains:
- a CDS encoding phospholipase D-like domain-containing protein, translating into MATTARKPKVRRIDSSEKFKRLSHQDLLAHYISARKARVITAIAIVLFLAWLLVFLLQPAPNYRLSDGRGIAIGAPEFERMLEALADGHFDRNSSVEVLSNGENYYPAELEAIRNARQSVNLEAYIFKKGKIAQQFVDALAERARAGVKVNVLIDGVGSFSTSKGYFQKLLDAGGEVQFYHPIRWNTWLRYNNRTHRELLVIDGEVAFAGGAGIADHWLEGEKDHPRWRDTMFRFRGDAVNSLQGTFVENWVESCGVVLNSARFFPGVEREGKVPVLVVNSTPSQSNATRARVLYQALLGSAQRRIYITTPYFLPDKALMEVLITAKRDRHLDVKVLVPGKKSDHMMTRSSSRGLYGKLLEAGVEIYEYQPSMLHAKVMLVDDDWVVVGSTNFDNRSFGINDELSVTARSAELAERLTADFARDLAQSERVTLESWKHRPFWQRGFEWAGWLISRHE; encoded by the coding sequence ATGGCAACGACGGCGCGCAAGCCCAAGGTCCGGCGCATCGACTCGAGCGAGAAGTTCAAGCGGCTCTCGCACCAGGACCTGCTTGCGCATTACATCAGTGCCCGAAAGGCGCGCGTGATCACGGCCATCGCCATCGTCCTCTTTCTCGCGTGGCTGCTGGTGTTCCTGCTGCAGCCGGCCCCGAACTACCGGCTGAGCGACGGCCGCGGCATCGCCATCGGCGCGCCGGAGTTCGAGCGCATGCTGGAGGCCCTGGCCGACGGGCACTTCGACCGCAACAGCTCGGTCGAAGTCCTGAGCAACGGGGAGAACTACTACCCGGCGGAGCTGGAAGCCATCCGCAACGCCCGGCAGTCCGTCAACCTGGAGGCGTACATCTTCAAGAAAGGGAAGATCGCGCAGCAGTTCGTGGACGCGCTGGCGGAGCGGGCGCGCGCCGGCGTGAAAGTCAACGTGCTGATCGACGGCGTGGGCTCGTTCTCCACCTCCAAGGGCTACTTCCAGAAGCTGCTCGACGCCGGCGGCGAGGTGCAGTTCTATCACCCCATCCGGTGGAACACGTGGCTGCGGTACAACAACCGGACGCACCGGGAGCTGCTGGTCATCGACGGCGAAGTGGCATTCGCGGGCGGCGCCGGCATCGCCGACCACTGGCTGGAAGGCGAGAAGGACCACCCGCGCTGGCGCGACACCATGTTCCGCTTCCGCGGCGACGCGGTGAACAGCCTGCAAGGCACGTTCGTGGAGAACTGGGTGGAATCGTGCGGCGTCGTGCTCAACTCCGCGCGCTTCTTCCCGGGCGTCGAGCGGGAAGGCAAGGTGCCGGTGCTGGTGGTGAACTCCACGCCGTCGCAGAGCAACGCGACGCGCGCGCGCGTGCTGTACCAGGCGCTACTGGGGTCGGCGCAGCGGCGCATCTACATCACCACGCCGTATTTCCTGCCCGACAAGGCGCTCATGGAAGTGCTGATCACGGCCAAGCGCGACCGGCATCTCGACGTGAAGGTGCTGGTGCCCGGGAAGAAGAGCGACCACATGATGACGCGCTCTTCCAGCCGCGGGCTGTACGGCAAGCTGCTGGAGGCGGGCGTGGAGATCTACGAGTACCAGCCCAGCATGCTGCACGCCAAGGTCATGCTGGTGGACGACGACTGGGTGGTGGTGGGGTCCACCAATTTCGACAACCGCTCCTTCGGCATCAACGACGAGCTGAGCGTCACGGCACGCAGCGCGGAGCTGGCGGAGCGGCTGACGGCGGACTTTGCCCGCGACCTGGCGCAGAGCGAGCGCGTGACGCTGGAATCGTGGAAGCATCGGCCGTTCTGGCAGCGGGGCTTCGAGTGGGCCGGCTGGCTGATCTCGCGCCACGAATGA
- a CDS encoding AMP-binding protein — translation MSRDSLAQYFQELGRHGGDLAYVHRRGYRWERWSYRQVAETARRFARLLETRGVGKGDRVLLWGDNCAEWVAAFVGCVLRGAAVVPMDRVASPGFARRVAEQVDAKLVVRSRDLPWVGAGDSPAHLILEELVEAVAAGSAAPYPSPPLTRADTLQIVFTSGTTAEPKGVVISHGNVLANLEPLEREIAKYRKWERIFHPIRFLNLLPLSHVFGQFLGVFLPQVLGGTVFFQDTLNPTEVLHTVKRERISVIVAVPRMLQSLKDKLERDFEAAGAAAWFRRAWVRAGDQKFLRRWWTFRRVHRRFGWKFWAFISGGAALDADTEEFWRRLGYAVVQGYGLTETTSLISVAHPFKLAKGAIGKVLPGRELKLAEDGEILVRGENLASGYWQGNRLAPVAADQGWFRTGDMGALDADGNLFFKGRKKNVIVTPAGMNVYPEDLEAALRRQPEVRDCVVVGMERAGNAEPCAVVLLNQQVGAGDTLAAEVVKRANTELAEYQHMRLWYAWPEPDFPRTSTHKPRTNLIAERAHAALGGKATAVPQGALAELIAHITGRPVAALPPAASLDADLNLTSLDRVELMSALEDRYQLDLNETQFAGATTVAQLEQMLREQPAQRSEYEYPRWTQRWPVTWLRPLVYYLLTFPATILMNKPRVIGRENLRALRGPALVISNHVAYLDVGFVMYALPARMRTRLATAMEGEQLWLMRHPPGSVPAWRRPLKKLSYYLTIALFNVFPLPKTTGFREAFAYAGESADRGHSVLVFPEGVRTTTGEMSPFRSGIGLLANRLGLPIVPMRIDDLFPLKVRKQRFARPGTIKVRVGKPVRFPPGSDPEHIARELERIVKNL, via the coding sequence ATGTCCCGCGACTCCCTAGCGCAGTACTTCCAGGAGCTCGGCCGGCACGGCGGCGATCTCGCCTACGTGCACCGCCGCGGCTATCGCTGGGAGCGCTGGTCGTACCGGCAGGTCGCCGAGACGGCCCGCCGGTTCGCGCGCCTGCTGGAGACGCGCGGCGTCGGAAAGGGCGACCGCGTGCTGCTCTGGGGCGACAACTGCGCGGAGTGGGTGGCCGCGTTCGTCGGCTGCGTGCTGCGCGGCGCCGCCGTCGTTCCCATGGACCGCGTCGCGTCGCCCGGCTTCGCCCGCCGCGTCGCCGAACAGGTGGATGCGAAGCTCGTCGTCCGCTCGCGCGACTTGCCCTGGGTAGGCGCCGGTGACTCGCCCGCGCACCTCATCCTCGAGGAACTGGTCGAGGCGGTCGCCGCCGGATCCGCCGCGCCCTATCCATCGCCTCCGCTCACGCGCGCCGACACCCTCCAGATCGTCTTCACCTCCGGCACCACCGCCGAGCCCAAGGGCGTGGTCATCTCGCACGGCAACGTGCTCGCCAACCTCGAGCCGCTCGAGCGCGAGATCGCGAAGTACCGGAAGTGGGAGCGCATCTTCCATCCCATCCGCTTCCTCAACCTGCTCCCCCTCTCGCACGTCTTCGGACAGTTCCTCGGCGTCTTCCTGCCGCAGGTCCTCGGCGGCACCGTCTTCTTCCAGGACACGCTCAATCCCACCGAAGTGCTGCACACGGTCAAGCGCGAGCGCATCTCGGTCATCGTCGCCGTGCCGCGCATGCTGCAGTCGCTCAAGGACAAGCTCGAGCGCGACTTCGAGGCCGCGGGCGCGGCGGCCTGGTTCCGCCGCGCCTGGGTGCGCGCCGGCGACCAGAAGTTCCTGCGGCGCTGGTGGACCTTCCGCCGCGTCCACCGGCGCTTCGGCTGGAAGTTCTGGGCGTTCATCTCGGGCGGCGCCGCGCTCGACGCCGACACCGAAGAGTTCTGGCGGCGCCTCGGCTACGCCGTCGTGCAGGGCTACGGCCTCACCGAGACCACGTCCCTCATCAGCGTGGCGCACCCGTTCAAGCTCGCCAAGGGGGCGATCGGCAAGGTCCTGCCGGGCCGCGAGCTCAAGCTCGCCGAGGATGGCGAGATCCTCGTCCGCGGCGAAAACCTCGCCTCCGGCTACTGGCAGGGCAACCGGCTCGCTCCCGTCGCCGCCGACCAGGGCTGGTTCCGCACCGGTGACATGGGCGCGCTCGACGCCGACGGCAATCTCTTCTTCAAGGGCCGCAAGAAGAACGTCATCGTCACGCCCGCCGGCATGAACGTCTATCCCGAGGACCTGGAAGCGGCGCTCCGCCGCCAGCCCGAGGTGCGCGACTGCGTCGTCGTCGGCATGGAGCGCGCCGGCAACGCCGAGCCGTGCGCCGTCGTGTTGCTCAATCAGCAGGTAGGCGCTGGCGACACGCTCGCCGCCGAGGTCGTCAAGCGCGCCAACACCGAGCTCGCCGAGTACCAGCACATGCGCCTCTGGTATGCCTGGCCCGAGCCCGACTTCCCGCGCACCTCCACGCACAAGCCGCGCACCAACCTCATCGCCGAGCGCGCGCACGCGGCCCTCGGCGGCAAGGCCACGGCCGTCCCGCAGGGCGCGCTCGCCGAGCTCATCGCCCACATCACCGGCCGCCCGGTCGCCGCCCTTCCGCCCGCCGCTTCCCTCGACGCCGACCTGAACCTCACCTCGCTCGACCGCGTCGAGCTGATGTCCGCCCTCGAAGACCGCTACCAGCTCGACCTCAACGAGACGCAGTTCGCCGGCGCCACCACCGTCGCCCAGCTCGAGCAGATGCTGCGCGAGCAGCCCGCCCAGCGCTCCGAATACGAGTATCCCCGCTGGACGCAGCGCTGGCCCGTCACCTGGCTCCGGCCGCTCGTCTATTACCTGCTCACCTTCCCCGCGACCATCCTGATGAACAAGCCGAGGGTCATCGGGCGCGAGAACCTGCGCGCGCTGCGCGGGCCCGCGCTCGTCATCTCCAACCACGTCGCCTATCTCGACGTCGGCTTCGTGATGTACGCGCTCCCCGCTCGCATGCGGACCCGGCTCGCCACCGCGATGGAAGGCGAGCAGCTCTGGCTCATGCGCCATCCGCCTGGCTCGGTGCCCGCGTGGCGCCGCCCGCTGAAGAAGCTGAGCTACTACCTCACCATCGCCCTCTTCAACGTCTTCCCGCTGCCCAAGACCACCGGCTTCCGCGAGGCGTTCGCGTACGCCGGCGAGTCCGCCGACCGCGGCCACAGCGTGCTCGTCTTCCCCGAAGGCGTGCGCACCACCACCGGCGAGATGTCGCCCTTCCGCTCCGGCATCGGGCTGCTCGCCAACCGGCTCGGCCTGCCCATCGTGCCCATGCGCATCGACGACCTCTTCCCGCTCAAGGTCCGCAAGCAGCGCTTCGCCCGGCCCGGGACCATCAAGGTGCGCGTCGGCAAGCCGGTGCGCTTCCCGCCCGGCTCCGACCCCGAACACATCGCCCGCGAGCTTGAGCGGATCGTGAAGAACCTGTGA
- a CDS encoding HD domain-containing phosphohydrolase: protein MAELSLRRRAPRILVVDDNPDNIFLTRELLGSRGYEVTTATSAEAGQAAIRGQHPDLILLDVVMPGKSGYELCHELKSDPATRLIPIVMITGLTDREDRIRGIEAGADEFLNKPIFPEELFARVRSLLRLKEFTDELESVETVLFTLALGVEARDPYTEGHCDRLSHSAQDLGKHLRLDEDSITALRRGGVLHDLGKISIPDHILKKGDHLTAAEWEVMRKHPEIGENICKPLKALRLVLPIIRHHHEHWDGSGYPDRLRGHEIPLLARVLQVVDVYDALRTARPYKPAKPHEECERIMREEAAQALWDKDVVQEFFEMLRQRERAA, encoded by the coding sequence ATGGCCGAGCTTTCGTTGCGTCGTCGCGCGCCGCGCATCCTGGTGGTCGACGACAATCCCGACAACATCTTCCTCACGCGCGAACTGCTCGGCTCGCGGGGCTACGAGGTCACGACCGCGACCAGCGCCGAGGCCGGCCAGGCCGCCATCCGCGGCCAGCATCCCGACCTCATCCTGCTCGACGTCGTGATGCCGGGGAAGAGCGGCTACGAGCTCTGCCACGAGCTGAAGAGCGACCCCGCGACGCGGCTCATCCCCATCGTCATGATCACCGGGCTGACGGACCGCGAAGACCGCATCCGCGGCATCGAGGCGGGCGCCGACGAGTTCCTGAACAAGCCCATCTTCCCGGAAGAGCTGTTCGCGCGCGTGCGCTCGCTGCTCAGGCTCAAGGAGTTCACCGACGAACTGGAGAGCGTGGAGACGGTGCTGTTCACGCTCGCACTCGGCGTGGAGGCGCGCGACCCCTACACCGAGGGCCACTGCGACCGGCTGTCGCATTCCGCGCAGGACCTCGGCAAGCACCTGCGCCTCGACGAAGACTCGATCACGGCGCTGCGGCGGGGCGGCGTGCTGCATGACCTGGGGAAGATCTCCATCCCCGACCACATCCTGAAGAAGGGCGACCACCTCACGGCGGCGGAGTGGGAGGTGATGCGCAAGCACCCGGAGATCGGGGAGAACATCTGCAAGCCGCTGAAGGCGCTGCGGCTGGTGCTGCCCATCATCCGGCACCACCACGAGCACTGGGACGGCTCGGGGTATCCCGACCGGCTGCGCGGGCACGAGATCCCGCTGCTGGCGCGCGTGCTGCAAGTGGTCGACGTGTACGACGCGCTGCGCACCGCGCGGCCGTACAAGCCCGCCAAGCCGCACGAGGAGTGCGAGCGCATCATGCGCGAGGAGGCCGCGCAGGCCTTGTGGGACAAGGACGTGGTGCAGGAATTCTTCGAGATGCTGCGGCAGCGAGAGCGCGCGGCCTAA
- a CDS encoding endonuclease/exonuclease/phosphatase family protein, whose protein sequence is MLKDERTAVRLRVATYNVHKCKGLDQRTRPERIARVLRELKADVIALQEVLSFPRSDPPEDQAAYLAQALEPEYHYRLGENRKHRGAAYGNVVLSRFPIVHMHNYDITRSGRERRGCMRVDLDLGGRLLHVFNVHLGTGFFERRYQGDVLVGREILINPELRAPRIVLGDFNEWTRGLATRLLRQHFAEVDVKNGQPRRRTFPGVLPLLHLDHIYYERGLRLLDFRIHRSRLALVASDHVPLVAEFDLGPAAS, encoded by the coding sequence GTGCTGAAAGACGAGCGAACCGCCGTGCGCCTGCGCGTCGCCACCTACAACGTCCACAAGTGCAAGGGGCTCGACCAGCGGACGCGGCCGGAGCGCATCGCGCGCGTGCTGCGCGAGCTGAAGGCCGACGTCATCGCGCTGCAGGAGGTGCTGAGCTTCCCGCGCAGCGATCCGCCGGAAGATCAGGCTGCGTACCTGGCGCAGGCGCTCGAGCCCGAATACCACTACCGGCTGGGGGAGAACCGCAAGCACCGGGGCGCGGCGTACGGCAACGTGGTGCTCTCGCGCTTTCCCATCGTGCACATGCACAACTACGACATCACGCGCAGCGGGCGGGAGCGGCGCGGCTGCATGCGGGTGGACCTGGACCTCGGCGGCCGGCTGCTGCACGTCTTCAACGTGCACCTGGGCACCGGGTTCTTCGAGCGCCGCTACCAGGGCGACGTGCTGGTCGGGCGCGAGATCCTCATCAACCCGGAGCTGCGCGCGCCGCGCATCGTGCTGGGGGACTTCAACGAGTGGACGCGCGGGCTGGCCACGCGCCTGCTGCGGCAGCACTTCGCCGAAGTCGACGTGAAGAACGGGCAGCCGCGCCGCCGGACGTTCCCCGGCGTGCTGCCGCTGCTGCACCTGGACCACATCTACTACGAGCGCGGGCTGCGCCTGCTGGATTTCCGGATCCACCGCTCGCGGCTGGCGCTGGTGGCCAGCGACCATGTCCCGCTGGTGGCGGAGTTCGACCTGGGCCCGGCGGCGAGTTGA